From Nonlabens sp. Ci31, the proteins below share one genomic window:
- a CDS encoding BlaI/MecI/CopY family transcriptional regulator: MKLSKTEEELMSHLWKQEKAFMKDLLEAYPEPKPATTTIATLLKRMTDKGFVGYNLLGNSRQYYALVEKSAYFSKHVNGLIKNFFNDSASQFASFFTKETQLTQKELKELKKIIDDQIKDQ, from the coding sequence ATGAAGCTTTCAAAAACTGAAGAAGAACTGATGAGTCACTTGTGGAAACAAGAAAAGGCTTTTATGAAGGACCTTCTAGAGGCTTACCCAGAACCAAAACCGGCTACCACTACTATTGCGACACTTTTAAAGCGCATGACCGATAAAGGCTTTGTAGGATACAATCTTCTTGGGAACAGTCGTCAATATTACGCGTTGGTAGAAAAAAGCGCTTATTTTTCTAAACACGTCAACGGGCTGATCAAGAATTTCTTTAACGATAGCGCTTCCCAGTTTGCTTCTTTCTTTACCAAAGAAACCCAACTAACGCAAAAAGAGTTGAAGGAACTCAAAAAGATCATCGACGACCAAATTAAAGACCAATAG
- a CDS encoding cell wall anchor protein, which yields MKSLVTFFLLFMTLVATSQVGINTDTPDPSSILEIYSETQGLLTPRMTSAQRIAIASPATGLMVFDIDLNSFQFYDGSDWTYLGDIPYRENYKLVKDISDLSEELTAGGGTSYLLNTDYLYEISGTITFDFPINLNGAYIEGVDSSGDILVHGFTGGSLFEGAGGGGLRNLTLSGNANQLFDITGTAADLLLINNTIFASASKVGTMSGLGTVFLSVTQYLGNDDGLSVSNINSFFVSNIFWPSSNTGTFLELSGTFQNLQMNGGRVEADTGEIGIDVSSNPSIVNDATLAQLSFVGNGTAVESYTTESYTGFNFTNDWNVNCSGIPTESDQVAAANFYFNGDLTSGFGQTISNGTAVQVKSSADFVTSGLFRFAAADNNNDLIYDGNKIRNIQVNVSLSIRVTSAANDFYAFAIAKNGVIATETNSIVIIADDNQIQNVALNGVLTVSPGDRIEVFTRRLTGSGSDSLIVFSENLSVR from the coding sequence ATGAAATCCTTAGTTACCTTCTTTTTGTTGTTCATGACATTAGTAGCAACATCTCAAGTCGGAATCAATACAGACACTCCTGATCCCAGTTCTATTTTAGAGATTTATTCTGAAACTCAAGGTCTTTTAACACCTAGAATGACCAGCGCACAAAGGATCGCCATAGCAAGTCCAGCGACTGGCCTTATGGTTTTTGACATCGATTTAAATTCCTTTCAATTTTATGATGGCTCGGACTGGACCTATCTAGGCGACATTCCTTACAGAGAAAACTACAAGCTAGTTAAAGATATATCTGATCTGTCAGAAGAACTCACTGCCGGCGGAGGAACTTCGTACCTGCTAAATACAGATTATTTATATGAAATAAGCGGAACCATCACTTTTGACTTTCCTATCAATCTGAACGGTGCCTATATAGAAGGAGTAGATTCTTCAGGGGACATCCTTGTACATGGCTTCACTGGCGGCAGCCTTTTTGAAGGTGCTGGCGGCGGGGGTTTGCGTAATCTTACTTTAAGCGGCAATGCGAATCAATTGTTTGATATAACAGGAACAGCTGCTGACTTGTTGCTGATTAATAACACCATCTTCGCTAGCGCTAGTAAGGTAGGTACGATGAGTGGTTTAGGGACTGTTTTTTTGAGTGTTACACAGTATCTCGGTAATGATGACGGACTAAGTGTTAGTAACATCAACAGTTTTTTTGTGAGCAATATTTTTTGGCCAAGTTCCAACACAGGTACTTTCCTAGAACTGTCAGGAACCTTTCAAAACCTTCAAATGAACGGTGGTCGTGTAGAAGCAGATACTGGTGAAATAGGGATTGATGTAAGTTCAAATCCTAGTATTGTGAATGATGCTACCTTGGCCCAACTCAGTTTTGTAGGGAATGGGACAGCAGTGGAAAGCTACACTACGGAATCGTATACAGGATTTAACTTCACTAATGACTGGAACGTCAACTGCTCTGGAATCCCGACTGAGAGCGATCAAGTCGCTGCAGCAAATTTCTACTTTAATGGAGATTTGACAAGTGGTTTCGGGCAGACCATTTCAAATGGTACAGCCGTGCAGGTCAAGAGCTCTGCTGATTTTGTCACATCAGGCCTTTTTAGGTTTGCCGCAGCAGATAACAACAATGATTTGATCTATGATGGTAACAAAATACGAAATATACAGGTCAATGTATCACTCAGTATAAGAGTGACTAGCGCAGCAAATGATTTTTATGCATTTGCTATAGCAAAAAATGGAGTCATTGCAACTGAAACGAATTCCATAGTCATTATTGCAGATGATAATCAAATTCAAAACGTAGCTCTAAATGGTGTCCTTACTGTTTCTCCAGGTGATCGTATAGAAGTTTTTACAAGACGTCTTACGGGAAGCGGTAGTGATTCACTAATCGTGTTTTCAGAAAACTTAAGTGTAAGATAA
- a CDS encoding dipeptidase, whose amino-acid sequence MNTKPYVDQHKDRFINELIDLLKIPSISADVAYKNDVIRASEVIKESLKKAGCDHVEICETPGYPIVYGEKMIDPKLPTVLVYGHYDVQPPDPINLWDSPPFEPVIKKTELHPDGAIYARGACDDKGQMYMHVKAMEYMTANKKLPCNVKFMIEGEEEVGSESLGWFLERNREKLANDVILISDTGMIAKDVPSVTTGLRGLSYVEVEVTGPNRDLHSGLYGGAVANPINVLCDMIAQLHDENHHITIPGFYDKVEELSKEERAEMAKAPFSQEAYNKALDIAEEHGEKGYTTNERNSIRPTLDVNGIWGGYTGEGAKTVIASKAFAKISMRLVPDQNWHEITELFQKHFESIAPASVTVKVKPHHGGTAYVTPIDSLGYRAASAAYEDTFGKTPIPQRSGGSIPIVALFEKELNSKSILMGFGLDSDAIHSPNEHFGIWNYLKGIETIPHFYKHFTEMSK is encoded by the coding sequence ATGAATACCAAACCTTATGTTGATCAACACAAAGATCGATTTATAAATGAACTCATAGACTTACTTAAAATTCCATCTATAAGTGCTGATGTCGCTTATAAAAACGATGTGATTAGAGCAAGTGAAGTAATTAAAGAATCCCTAAAAAAAGCAGGCTGTGATCACGTAGAAATTTGTGAAACACCGGGTTACCCCATCGTTTATGGAGAAAAAATGATCGATCCCAAACTGCCTACGGTACTGGTTTATGGTCATTATGATGTACAACCACCAGACCCTATTAATTTATGGGACAGCCCGCCATTTGAACCGGTCATTAAAAAAACAGAACTGCATCCAGACGGAGCCATTTATGCTCGTGGTGCTTGTGATGACAAAGGGCAAATGTACATGCACGTAAAGGCCATGGAATACATGACAGCAAATAAGAAGCTGCCTTGTAACGTAAAATTCATGATCGAAGGTGAAGAAGAAGTAGGTAGCGAGTCACTAGGATGGTTTTTAGAACGAAACAGAGAAAAACTAGCTAACGATGTGATCTTGATTTCTGACACGGGTATGATCGCTAAAGACGTTCCTAGCGTCACTACCGGACTGCGTGGTTTGAGTTATGTGGAGGTTGAAGTTACTGGACCTAATCGCGACTTGCACTCGGGACTCTATGGTGGAGCAGTAGCAAATCCTATCAATGTCTTATGTGATATGATTGCTCAATTACATGATGAGAACCATCACATTACCATTCCAGGATTCTATGATAAAGTAGAAGAACTGAGCAAAGAAGAACGTGCCGAAATGGCTAAAGCGCCATTCTCTCAAGAAGCCTACAACAAGGCTTTAGACATCGCAGAAGAACATGGCGAGAAGGGTTATACCACTAATGAACGCAATAGCATACGACCTACACTAGACGTCAACGGAATTTGGGGCGGATACACCGGGGAAGGCGCCAAGACCGTTATCGCCAGTAAAGCCTTTGCAAAAATATCTATGCGTCTTGTTCCTGATCAAAATTGGCATGAAATTACCGAGTTGTTCCAAAAACACTTTGAAAGCATTGCGCCAGCAAGTGTTACTGTAAAGGTAAAACCTCATCATGGTGGAACGGCTTATGTAACGCCTATAGACTCCTTGGGATATCGTGCCGCAAGTGCAGCATATGAAGATACATTTGGGAAAACACCTATTCCTCAACGTAGCGGAGGATCCATTCCTATCGTTGCTTTATTTGAAAAAGAATTGAATTCAAAGTCCATTCTTATGGGATTTGGACTGGACAGCGACGCTATTCACTCGCCTAACGAGCATTTCGGAATATGGAATTACTTAAAAGGAATTGAAACTATTCCGCATTTTTATAAGCACTTTACCGAGATGAGTAAATAG
- a CDS encoding DUF2971 domain-containing protein codes for MSENTVYHYTSLETLYNIINEASETHLTLRATHVDFLNDFTEHTIAVDLLKKALIKYDTGLNGRRSKDLATMLNDKRMSFFRISEFDEMYLHIISFSEHGDSLPMWNTYSNKSNGVALGFDKVKLKKFALSKGYKLESCVYDAKIYEDYLSQNIQKIHASINVSSYSIGFTSDLELSVLKEHYKYLPILKDKSYKYEEERRLIIPVKIKEKDTLKFHTTDTLLKPYREILIPFEYLTEIVLGPCLSSEKLSTALALFLGQKKKKLSREKNPEKIYLRKSECPYRNI; via the coding sequence ATGTCAGAAAACACAGTTTATCATTACACGTCATTAGAAACGCTTTATAATATAATCAATGAGGCTAGTGAAACACATTTAACATTGAGAGCTACGCACGTTGATTTTTTAAATGATTTCACAGAACATACCATAGCGGTAGACTTATTAAAAAAAGCATTAATTAAATATGATACTGGTCTTAATGGTCGAAGATCAAAAGACCTTGCCACTATGCTAAATGATAAGCGAATGTCATTTTTTAGGATAAGTGAATTTGATGAAATGTATCTGCATATTATATCCTTTTCAGAACATGGTGACAGTCTGCCAATGTGGAACACTTATTCAAACAAATCCAATGGTGTGGCATTAGGTTTTGATAAAGTTAAATTAAAAAAGTTTGCGTTATCAAAAGGATATAAGTTAGAAAGCTGTGTTTACGATGCTAAAATCTATGAAGATTATTTGTCTCAAAATATCCAAAAAATCCACGCCAGTATCAATGTTAGTTCATACAGTATAGGTTTTACAAGCGATCTTGAATTAAGCGTACTTAAAGAACACTATAAGTATCTTCCGATCTTAAAGGATAAAAGTTATAAGTATGAAGAAGAGCGTAGATTGATCATACCGGTCAAAATTAAAGAAAAGGATACCCTAAAATTCCATACAACTGATACCTTGTTAAAACCTTACAGGGAGATTTTAATTCCTTTCGAGTATCTAACTGAAATTGTTTTGGGGCCGTGTTTATCGTCAGAGAAACTATCTACTGCTCTCGCTCTATTTTTAGGTCAAAAGAAAAAAAAATTAAGTCGTGAGAAGAATCCAGAAAAGATTTACTTAAGAAAGAGTGAGTGTCCTTATCGCAATATCTAA
- a CDS encoding DUF262 domain-containing protein has protein sequence MIPVYQRNYNWTNSECKELLNDVIAVEKHDRGTHFIGSIVFIHEGTYSTSEVKNALGLLRSNGTLKYFMIRVSSMFMA, from the coding sequence GTGATTCCTGTGTATCAGCGTAATTATAATTGGACAAATAGCGAGTGTAAAGAGTTACTCAACGATGTAATTGCCGTTGAAAAACACGATAGAGGTACGCACTTCATTGGTAGCATTGTTTTTATTCATGAAGGAACTTATAGTACCAGCGAAGTTAAGAACGCTTTAGGACTACTTCGATCAAATGGCACTTTGAAATATTTTATGATCAGAGTTTCTTCAATGTTCATGGCGTAA
- a CDS encoding DUF427 domain-containing protein — MNDKKEDRLQKARDSWSNRGSKRPPFAIEPEEGQRSVWDFPRPPVIEKVTERVLVKYLSKTIVDTQNALAVLETASPPTYYIPREDVEMDLLAQIPGKSSFCEWKGNAMYWGLKEDMNRPIAWSYANPLQEFEELKDYLAFYPQHLECFVDGIRVKSQQGEFYAGWITPDLTGPFKGDSGTGHW; from the coding sequence ATGAACGACAAAAAAGAAGATAGGTTACAAAAGGCCCGCGATAGCTGGAGCAATAGAGGTAGTAAAAGACCACCTTTTGCTATCGAGCCAGAGGAAGGTCAGCGTTCTGTTTGGGACTTTCCGCGTCCGCCTGTCATTGAAAAGGTGACTGAAAGGGTACTTGTAAAATACCTAAGCAAAACAATTGTAGATACCCAGAATGCACTAGCAGTATTAGAGACAGCAAGCCCGCCTACCTATTATATCCCACGGGAGGATGTAGAGATGGATTTGCTTGCTCAAATACCCGGTAAAAGCTCATTTTGCGAGTGGAAGGGTAACGCAATGTACTGGGGATTAAAGGAGGATATGAATCGACCTATCGCTTGGTCCTATGCAAATCCGTTACAAGAATTTGAAGAGTTAAAAGACTACTTGGCTTTCTACCCACAACATCTGGAATGTTTTGTAGATGGAATTCGAGTAAAATCGCAACAAGGGGAGTTTTATGCGGGCTGGATCACACCAGACTTAACTGGACCTTTTAAAGGGGACAGCGGGACAGGCCACTGGTAA
- a CDS encoding DUF6642 family protein: protein MSELEIPITDAENFIYCLEVVPDTDTTETTEVVKILEDIALNQNITSIYKACDTMEGLEESLNYLLYDDHNFKDYEIIYLVLPGEANNILINNYYYSMEEIAELFEGKLNGKVIHFANKKILDLTDEESQYFMDVTGARAISGYGFHSESMSSAFTIDRVFFSLFYENDDLKEVVERMYDKYYKLCTLLGFRLYY from the coding sequence ATGAGTGAACTGGAAATCCCTATAACAGATGCTGAAAATTTTATTTATTGCCTAGAGGTAGTTCCTGATACCGATACTACAGAAACTACCGAAGTAGTCAAAATTCTTGAAGACATCGCTTTGAACCAAAACATAACCAGCATTTACAAAGCATGCGATACCATGGAAGGCTTGGAAGAAAGCCTGAACTATTTACTATATGATGACCACAACTTTAAAGATTATGAAATCATATACCTTGTTTTACCAGGAGAAGCAAATAACATTCTTATCAACAACTACTATTATAGTATGGAAGAGATTGCAGAGCTTTTTGAAGGTAAATTGAACGGTAAAGTGATCCATTTTGCCAACAAAAAGATATTGGATCTTACTGATGAAGAGTCTCAGTACTTTATGGATGTAACTGGTGCTCGAGCCATTTCTGGCTATGGATTTCATTCAGAAAGTATGTCCAGCGCATTTACCATAGACCGCGTGTTTTTTAGTCTATTTTATGAGAATGATGACCTTAAAGAAGTCGTAGAGCGCATGTATGATAAGTATTATAAATTATGTACGTTGCTAGGTTTTAGATTGTATTATTAA
- a CDS encoding heparan-alpha-glucosaminide N-acetyltransferase domain-containing protein, with amino-acid sequence MKTDRLFFIDAVRAFAIIMMMQGHFVDALLAPEYRDMNSSIFQVWSYFRGITAPTFFTISGIVFTYLLMKSKKKGRAPERIRKGLIRGLLLIAIGYGLRAPIFDWLTGNFSNSFLIIDVLHCIGLSIIITVGIYYLTFKKSLIFSILMLVLGVSIFIMEPWYRDLDTSRIPLVFANYLTKSNGSIFTIIPWLGYMSIGAFIASLFYRYFGREKFKPILVSAFIVVGTVLIYNSSYLFMKLYYWSDVLLFKQVAYYNYLFTRLGNVFILLGLFYALEKFLKNQMIFKIGQKTLSIYIVHFIVIYGSITGFGISLLLGKSLNPYQAAIGAVLFIITVCWISLYGIKTNAFIYKKLRGLFKRSS; translated from the coding sequence TTGAAAACTGACCGCCTTTTCTTTATAGATGCCGTACGTGCTTTTGCTATCATTATGATGATGCAAGGACATTTTGTAGACGCACTACTCGCGCCAGAATACAGGGATATGAACAGCTCTATTTTTCAAGTTTGGAGTTATTTTAGAGGAATAACCGCTCCGACCTTCTTTACTATTTCTGGAATTGTTTTTACTTATCTTTTAATGAAGTCCAAAAAAAAAGGACGAGCACCAGAGCGCATACGTAAAGGCTTGATTCGAGGATTATTGCTCATCGCTATAGGTTATGGACTTAGAGCACCTATTTTTGACTGGCTTACAGGTAATTTTAGCAATTCCTTTTTAATTATTGATGTATTGCATTGTATCGGACTTTCCATCATCATTACTGTCGGCATTTATTACTTGACTTTTAAAAAATCCTTGATTTTCTCTATACTTATGCTTGTGCTAGGCGTTTCTATCTTTATCATGGAACCTTGGTATAGAGATCTAGATACAAGCAGAATTCCTTTAGTATTTGCCAATTATTTGACCAAATCAAACGGTTCTATTTTTACCATAATACCTTGGTTGGGATATATGTCTATAGGAGCTTTTATCGCTTCCCTGTTTTATCGTTATTTCGGGAGAGAAAAATTCAAACCTATTTTAGTTTCTGCTTTCATTGTTGTGGGAACCGTATTGATTTATAATTCGTCCTATCTGTTTATGAAACTCTATTACTGGAGTGATGTACTTCTTTTTAAGCAAGTAGCATATTATAATTACTTATTTACCAGATTAGGAAATGTATTTATATTACTGGGATTGTTTTATGCTTTAGAAAAGTTTTTAAAGAACCAAATGATATTTAAAATAGGCCAGAAAACACTTTCTATTTATATCGTTCACTTTATCGTCATCTATGGAAGCATCACTGGCTTTGGCATATCTCTGCTCTTAGGCAAATCGCTTAATCCCTACCAAGCAGCTATAGGTGCTGTTCTTTTTATCATTACCGTATGTTGGATTTCGTTATACGGCATTAAGACCAATGCTTTTATTTACAAAAAGCTGAGAGGCTTATTTAAAAGATCCTCATAA